A region of the Microcystis aeruginosa FD4 genome:
CTCTTTTCCAAAAACTAACTTTTCCTTGGCTGCTTGACTAATTCCGTAAGACCAAGAAGCATCTAATCCGGGATTTATTAAGTGTATCGTCGGCAAAAATGCCAAAAACAGGTAAATCAGAGTTAGACTAATAATTAAATTAAAAACAATTGTTTTTGAAGCAAGTATTTTGGTGATTTGCATAGCCTTATTTCCAGAATTTTTCTTTAAAAAATACCTTTTAATTCCTTTTCATGGGTATGAATCCAATCAAAAATATCTTGGATTAATTTTCTACCGTCTCGCTGGGGTTGCCATCCAGTCATAGAACTGATTTTGCGAGAATCAGTGATAAAAATTGGCATATCTCCGGTGCGATTTTCGGGAATTGCCTCAATCATTATACTATTGCCCGTGATTTCTTGACATAGTTTTGTGGTTTCATAAAGAGACAAGGAAAAATCTTGCCCACCCCCCACATTAAAAGTCTGCCCTTTGAATTGTGCTAAATTAGCAATCTGAATATCGATTAAATCGAGTAAATCAGCTACATGAAGAAAATCTCTAACCTGTTTCCCTGTACCCCCATAACCGATATATTTTAAGGACTTCTGAAAGTAATGATTAGCCACCCAAAGGGCAAAAACTCCCTGATCAACTTTTCCCATCTGCCAAGGACCGGTTAAAACTCCACAGCGATTAATTAAAGTTCTTAATCCGTAGGCATCCCCATATTCATTAATAATCAATTCCGATGCTAACTTAGTGGAACCGTAGAGAGAACGGGGCAAATCTAGGGGAAATTGTTCACTGATACCAAAAGCAGAAACCCCGGGTAAATTTTGCTGTTCAGATAAATGAAAACGAGTATCTGTTTCTGTATAGTTTAATTGATTAAGATAGGCAATGGGATAAACTCTGCTGGTGGAGAGAAAAATAAAATCTGCTTGGGTTTGTCTAGCTAATTCTAAACAGTTAATCGTTCCAATTAAGTTAGTCTGCAAAACGTAGCCCGGGGAAGTATAACCAGCTAAAACGGAAGGTTCTGCCGAACATTCTAGGATTAAATCCACTGGCAAAGCGGATGCTTCTAAGTCTTCTGCATTTCTGACATCTCCATGAACAAACTCAATTCTCGCTTGTTTGAGACGGGGAATATTTAATTCAGAACCGCGACGTTTTAAGTTATCTAAGGCGATAATTTTCCAGTCGGGATAACGTTGGGCTAATCCTAAACCTAAAGAACTGCCCACAAAACCCGCACCACCAGTAATTAACACTCGTCTAGTCATCAACAATACTCCTCTAGATAATAATTATCAAACGACTTGATTCTTTTTCTGTTTGCGCTTATAGTCGCCTCTAGAAAAGTGTTTTTCTAACCAGATAGAGAGAACTATAAATAAATAACGACTGCCCATTTCCTTGAGTTTTAACTTGGAAACCCCCGTGGTACGATTGCGCCAAGTGATGGGAATTGTCGTGTAGGAATATCCTCGCACGATCGCTTTTAAGGGCATCTCTACTGTTAAATTAAAATGGTGAGATAGTAGAGGTGAGATTCCTTCGATAACCTCCTTACGATAGATTTTAAAGGCGTTAGTAGTGTCATTAAATTTTAGCCCAAATAAAACTTGAATGAAGAGATTAGCCAAACGATTAATGAATAGCTTGTGTATGGGATAATCAATAACTTTTCCTCCTTTGATAAAACGGGAACCA
Encoded here:
- a CDS encoding NAD-dependent epimerase/dehydratase family protein; its protein translation is MTRRVLITGGAGFVGSSLGLGLAQRYPDWKIIALDNLKRRGSELNIPRLKQARIEFVHGDVRNAEDLEASALPVDLILECSAEPSVLAGYTSPGYVLQTNLIGTINCLELARQTQADFIFLSTSRVYPIAYLNQLNYTETDTRFHLSEQQNLPGVSAFGISEQFPLDLPRSLYGSTKLASELIINEYGDAYGLRTLINRCGVLTGPWQMGKVDQGVFALWVANHYFQKSLKYIGYGGTGKQVRDFLHVADLLDLIDIQIANLAQFKGQTFNVGGGQDFSLSLYETTKLCQEITGNSIMIEAIPENRTGDMPIFITDSRKISSMTGWQPQRDGRKLIQDIFDWIHTHEKELKGIF